GTGGGCGTGATCGAGCCTAGTCGACACTGTCAATCTTGAGCTAGGCTCTAAATGTGAAGCTCGCAATTCTACTCGAACTCGATCATGTTTCATTTTAAAACCCGAATTCACCCCgactatttaatatttttttcgttttaatagaaatattcattattattattattttttatccaAAAACTCTTTTCAATTcctaataaattacaattttaaagtcaatttttttattttatttttatttaaaatccacttataaattattgatatttctatctataaataaatgaaattttgtgactatattaaataaaaatatataaaaaaatagaaaaaatattataaaaaattataacattaataatatttttaaaaagttgtgtGATAATATGAAAGTGAACAACTCTATTAAAACGGAGCGAGTATAAAAATAAGActtaatcattcaaaaaaaaatcatttttttataactttacctttcaaaattttcaattttaacccaATGTCAATTTTTACTTTCAATCTTAGCAAtttgtccaaattaaaatagaaaaaaaatattcaaatattactttatattattttaattttcatatttattataataaattttaaaaataaatcaatatgaaaggtttatttgatttttttttaatttaaataaatggttacaattgaaagtgaaaaattaaaataaacttaaattgaagattttaaaagatACGACCGCAaacgaaaaatattttttttgagtaATTAGACCTAAAAAAAGTAAGTTATCTATGCTCGCATGCGCATCGAATTAAGTATTTTGAAACTTGAACTCGACTTGATAACTAATTGGCTTAATGCATTAAAAAAATCCTGACATTTTAGCCTCTTTTTAATCCTATATGACGTTAAAGactggtcaattttaccttCTTTCacattttctcgtttcaattgtacctaaaatattaaattgacgtcttttttatttgaaaaaaatattaaaaaacgtTCTCcttgtctagcatatattaattgtatatgtttaaaatttatttaaattttgttaaattaatctaaaagacttatttgtaattttttgaatagaaataaaagacttatttgaaTAGAAATGAATctaatttttagaaataaaagatttatttgtaattttttgaatagaaatgaatctaattttatttttagacttagttaattaaatgattgcatcctttaagtaaaaaaaaaatgggatgcaattaaaatgaaaaatataaaataggataaaatcaACCAGTTTTCAACATCAGGCTAGAATTAAAAAGAGACTAAAAATAGGATTTTTAGACCTCACTAATTCGAGTAGCTAGAGTTCGAGCTCAATTCGATATGAGTGGGGTCATTTTTGAATCAACCTCTCGAATACAAGTTAGCCAtacttattatatattttataaagcaAAGGCCAAGGTGAGCAAATAGAGAGAGCTCTAAATAGAGATGGACTTAAATAGCAATTTATCCCTTCAACTTATAATCAACAAGcgattaacatataaattaattatggatttgataaTTATAGACAATTAATCTTATTTTGACAAATTAGTTTACAAGTTGAGGATGCAAATTGCTAATTTCAGGAACAATTAGTTTTATAAGTTGACGGGACAAATTACTAAAATAGAGTTAATTGATCATAATCAACAAGATCGTGATTAATTtgtcaataaaattaatttatgtgttaatgtGTATTGTGTACAAGTTAAAAGGGTAAATTGGCATTTAAGTGAATAGAGAAGTATGGGTTCCACTTGCACGGGTGGGGTTCTTTTTCAttacaaaaatatgaaattcaCCAATAGGCGCATAATACCCAATTCCCACTATAATGGATTCTTCTTCGTCATATTTCTCTCTGGCCGGCTGATCTCACCGGTGATGTCCCTCTCTTCGTCATAATCACCATCATTTTGCTATATTTGGTAACATCTTTGATGCCCTTTTATTAAATTGATGGCATCTAATTGGTagtcttttttattcattttgacATTGTTGAGTAAGTTTGGTGAATTATGTATCTCTTTCCGATTCTTCAAAATGCTACAATTTGAGTTTGCGATGGgatttaattttagatttttgagGTATTATATATTTGTAGTATAGTATTAGATTGTTTAAAGTTGATTCCTTTATGTCATATTTTGGTGTTTTTACCATGATTTCTCTCAAAGTTAAACTCTTTACTCATAATTCTCACATTCCAGGAAGTGAGTTTTTCATTATTGTTAATCTTTTTTATGTGTGGGTGTTTTAGTTTCAAAATTTTGGATCCTTGTTGGCCTGTTATTTTTAAGCAATACTGTTAAAATTGTTGAAAGTTGAATCCTTTCTGGAAATTATTGAACATGGGTTTTCTCTTCGGCTTAAAATTTACGCAATTGGTTTTGTCATACATCTCGCATTTGAGTTTATGGTGTGGTTGTTGATGGATTCCAGATTCTGATTGACTTTACatatttatttctatttgaTATTCTCCTTATAAGTTAGTAGCCGACTAGCTGCGCGTAATTTTATCTTTTCAGTAGGGTTCTACATAGTTGCAAGTCCTAGGTTCCTAAGTAATTTTAGCATCCTGCATAGAGTCTATAAGTCTATAGCTTTTCAAAAGAGAACTgaataaattttgtatttatcCAGAGATCAAATACTTTGTCTTGCTATGGCAGTATCATGCTAAAATACAGAATAAATAGGAATGCCAGCTTATCCTCAGTATGTTTATTTGTGCTTGAGATGTCTTGAACTTATAGCCAGTGCCGGATTGCCTATTGGCCTTTTTTCTGTGCTAAGTAGCTCTAATGTTTGCAGATTGTAACCGGTTTCTGGATAAGGAGCTGCACATGTTGGGTTTAGACATAAAAGAAATAAGTGAAAAATTTGATCGTTTGATAGTTGATATCTTAGAGACAGATCACCTTGAGCTTTTGTGATATCTTTTGAAGATAGTTGATATCTTAGAGACAGATCACCTTGAGCTTTTGTGATATcttttgaaggaattataattccataTGGAGCACCTTCCTGTTGAAGTCATTGGTAACATATTGTTTCGGCTAGGAGGTGCCCGAGATGTTGTGATAGCATCTGCAACATGCCGAAAGTGGCGAGAAGCTTGTCGAAAACATCTTCACACGCTTTCATTCAATTCCAATGATTGGCCAGCCTATCATGATCTGACAACTAGTCGACTTGAAATATTGATAACTCAAACTATTTTTCAAACCACTGGGTTGCAAGGCCTGTCAATTTTGATGGACGATGTTGATTTCTCAGCTTCAACAGTTATTGCTTGGCTCATGTACACCAGGGAAACTCTACGCAGGTTAACCTATAATGTCCGGACTACTCCCAATGTTAATATTCTTGAGATTTGTGGGAGGCAGAAACTAGAAATGTTGGAATTGTCCCATAACTCCATCACAGGGGTTGATCCAAATTTCCAGAGATTCCCTTGCTTGATATCCCTTTCTTTGAGTTATATCAGTATTTCGGCTCTTGATCTCAGTCTTTTGCTCACTGCATGCCCAAAGATCGAGTTTTTGGAACTTATCAATCCAGAGATTGCAATGTCTGATGCACAGGTGACGATTGAACTCTGCAGTCCTACGCTGAAGAAAGTTTACGTTGAAGCAATAAGTTTGGACAAGTTTATTTTGGAGGCAGACGGTATTGAGTGTTTGCACTTGAAGGATTGTGCCCTCGAGCTTTTTGAACTTATCGGAAAGGGGACTTTGAAGCATTTCAAGATTGACGATGTTAGCGTCATTCATCTCGATATTGGTGAAACAATCGATAATCTTGAGATTGTAGATGTCAGCAACTTCACAATTATCTGGCCAAAATTCTACCAGTTAATCTCAAAATCGTGCAAGTTAAGAAGGCTTCGGCTTTGGGAAATTGTCTTTGATGACGATGATGGGATTGTGGATTTGGAAACAATTGCTGTTTGTTTTCCACAGCTTACCCATTTGTCGTTAAGTTACGACTTAAGAGATGGGATCCTTCATTATGGTCTGCAAGGATCTTCTAACTTAGTGAATGTGGTGGTCTTGGAGCTTGGATGGAATGTGATTAACGATCTCTTCTCGCTCTGGGTCGAGGGGATGCTGAAACGGTGTCCGAATCTCAGGAAGTTGGTAATTCATGGAGTTGTTTCAGTGGCAAAAAGCCATGAAGAATGCCAGACGTTGGCTAATTTCACATCATTCATAGTTCAGCTCATGAGAAAATACATAAATGTAGATGTGCAGTTTAAGTATGAATAGAAGCTTCCTGATTGTTTCATGATTATTCAAGTTCTCCTCAAATATTAGCTCTATAAGCACATTTTCAGGTAAATCTCAAACATAAAGAGCCCGAGTATCATTTTCATGCCCTGTAAATGATCATTGATGTCTTCTTATTCTTAGATGAAAAGTTTTGTCTCTTTGTATTCATCTATGGTGCAATGCAACTTGTCGAAACCTATGTTTCAGCATTTCGTTTATGTTTTGGCGATGCTTGCGAAAATCCGAAAGTCTATATTTATAATCAACTCATATAAAAATTGTTGTTTCGTGTTTTCCGtttcattaatttaatatttatgttttcgtgcaacatagttTATTATATTAGAGCTGATTACAAACATTTGCCGTCCTAAAGAGAGTTGACAAATGAGATTTGTTGCAGTAGACTTTTGAACTGAGCAAGAGTCTACTTCCATGGTTGATCAGATTCTGTGCTTCCAACTCTACATGAATGAATAAAGTCAAAGCTGACCAAGAAAGAAATGTAACAGAATAATACATTTAACATTTTGTGCTGACAATTAAAATGACCAACACCTGCTACTTCCTTCGCATAACTGGCTTTTGAAAAGTATTCTAACTACCAAATGTGTGCCAAAATTCATAATCTGGGTTCTATTCAGCTTATGTTAATTACTGTTTATAATAAGATGActctatttttagactcagtcGCACTTGAAGGAGAGTGTTGGAATTGTAAATTTAAATCCGATGAAAACATAAATGATAATCTCGCATCGAATAATTTAGAGTAAACCAAGCGATCTATAAAATGGAAGTTAATGATACTAAGCACAAAATCAATTGTCTTGCAATAAGTACCATTAACCTTCACTTATAAGTCAGTTGATTTATTCTCAATTTTCTAATGCGAGATTTCCGTTCACATTTTTGACAAAGATaacgtaaattttataatttaagaacaAAGAATAAACTCATATTATTAGAAGATAAATTTTACTCTGTCCGTCAATTCTTgctctgaaaaaaaaaaagccaccgttttttattattataagattTAAGCTCTACGCTATGCTTAATGTGTGTGTTTTCTGCATTACGATACTAGTGCGAGGAGGGACCATTTATAAGCCAATTGGGTTAGTTTTTTGGACTGAAATGTACAAACAAGTTGCTTAACAAGGGTTCAATGATATATTTGGCAATAAATAATACAGGCAACTTGGTGAATAAATGAGTGAAGAGTATATAATTGATATATGAGTAGAtcatttacatatatatagaTGGTATGGAGAGGTGGAAAAAGGTGGGGCTATAGCATCATGTTTTAAACAAGAAATTTGATTGAGAAATAACTATTAAATCAATCATCATTTTTCCAATTGTGCATGTGGTTTCAGTCCCACTACTAATCATTGGCATCTATGTTTTTCTTTCAACTCTTGTCACTTGAATGTTAACATTTCCttcaaatttgataaattttatagtataaatactcaaattcaaataattttataattttaacaaatttttttgtATCAATTGGAATTTATCGTTGTTTTTTCCGTTAAATTTGTGGAATGAAatacgaaaaatttataaaatgaatagTCTTATATGGTTAATTCACTCAAACTGTAGTAATGATAAtagttttctttatttatactcggtttatttttttattcatggtgtgaaaccaatcaaatgtttgaaaataaaaagttaataaaaattacaaaaaaaaaattaacatctgATTGTTTcagattataaataaattataaaacaactCTAGGCAAAAACATTCCCAACAATGACATAGACATTGAATAAATTGCAAGTTGACATATTTTAAAAGCCTTTTAGattatgacaaaaaaaatacattttaagcCAATAGTTAATAAGAAAACAagcaaagaaaaaaagaataatgATTTTGAAGATTTTCCATTTTATGCTTAAGTGACAAGCAATGCCTTAATCTAGTTAAACAAATTCTTACAGAGTATAattaacacttggatttgatctAGACCAATCACCTTTCTAcagaatcaaataaaatttgtaaaaaaatgaaaacaatttttacaatatttataaaatgtagTCTTAAAAAAAAGAACTCACAATCATTACAATCTTCCTTGTGAAGAACATGTTTGCAAGGTTTAATGGGAACAaaggattttaattaaaaaaattaattagatgtTTTTACCTAATCTATGAATGCTACTTCTACTCTATTTGAGCTAAACACTTATCCTTTTATTTAGGCCAATCATTGGTATGATAAAAGGAATTATTGGTAGAAGGGCATAATTCCAACAAAAAGtacataaaatattttctcCCACCTCTTCTATGAAAGAAAATAGATCATGGGTCCATTGACaaacacatattatatttatttagtcATCAATAATGTTGCTTATGGCTATCTAAACCCTTAAACTATATTAAATATCTATTGACTCTTAActtttcaattgtttttttctCCTCTTAGGGTTAGACTTTACATTACTCAAGGGcagtttcttttttaaaatataaactccAAAAGATAAAAAATCTAGAGGGGCATTGACAATATGAAATTAAGAGGTTAATGTAGAGATTAAGAGCTTAATCAGATAATTAAGTCCCTTATGTAATGAATAAGTAGGCTTGGAGGAAcaaaaattttatatttctattaaTGGAAAGGGAATCTTAATGTGGCATGGTTTTAGGTGATGACAGGGAATAGATGTTGACCCATCAACAAAAGGGAtaataccaaacaaatccatctcaaaaatttggatttaacatataatttttattttctgttttgtttttgtGGAATTGCACTGGATTATATAATCATATATAATAAGTATAATATACATACCAAGTGGCTTTGCTTGGATCATTATTCTAATGTTTTGGTTGAAATGGATAATATAGCAAAACTTAGAAAAAGTACATTTTTTCATTCCAAATTGATAAGTTATTgagaataaatataaatgtttattCCGACTCTTCGAGTTAGTCTTTAATAAGCGATCTCATAtacaacaaaaacaattaaaaagttcaaacacGTATTACCAGAAAACTACTCCGATATTAAAATCAATTGGGccttttaaattgaaaataagagAACAACATAATTAAGATTTAGTGTTTAGTGTTGAAAAATGCATTAATCTTTCATCAAGTTGTTGATTGATATATATAGTCCCGATGAAATGGTAATTTGATCGTATATCCCACATTTAGTGTATTTTCCGGTGCGAGTAGCGAGAATTCCAAATCTTtagaaaagaaattaaagataTTGTCGTTTTATACAACAAAACATCTTATTGTTTAGGTGAAACGACGATGTAGACAGTTCAAAGATTTAGAATTGTCTATCTCGTTTGGGAATTTGAAATAGAAGTTTGATACTAAAGAATAGTATTAATTTATTCAGGTAAATTgaactaatttataaaaataactataacTACTCTTATTTTGTTACATAAGGAGTAGCTTATATTTTTCCAATATTTGTTTTTGATGTTATTGTACTgttgtttataaaatatatttgtgatattaattatttataaaaattggtatagagaaaataataaataatgaaaAAGTATAAATGTAGATTTAATAGTTGTTGGCCCTTGAGTTGTCAAAAGTAAACCCAATTGTTGCTTTAGGAGGCATAcatgaaaaagatgaagaaatcaAAACAACCTTTGGAACTTTTGTTAAACAgattttataagaaaaatttgtctcatctaaataaataataaataatgaatGTTAGAATTAAatgaatatgaaaataaataaatgcttGAGCTTCTGCAAGTACTTGAAATCCTCAAGAGCCTAACCAAAAGGACCAATAAGAGAGAGCAGGCGGTTAGATGAGAGAGAAGAGTGATTCTAGTCCCTTCCTTCCACCTTTTCTTCTCTCCATTCATATCCACATTTTACTACCAAAACTTATCATAAAACCCCTATATttttcctttcatttttttttatctttagacatttttatttttacttatgaattttttttattaacaaaagTGCAGAAgcaatgtttttcttttatctattcttggtttgaaaatttattaaaatcatCAAAATAGAGTTAATCTTTTTCACTTATAAACATCGTTGTTAGAAAAAATAAACTCTGTTTAttaattatgaaacaaatatgtTTAAATATACAAGAAGTGCTCGTtcatgaaattattttattagatattttatttgaaattactaccatcatcaacaacttataaaaatatcatttaaattatttaaaaaaaaaatcatatcgATATGTATAAAGTTTATTTTGCGTACTTCTGAGTAGTTAGTAGTTCGAGTTTAGCCACACTAGATATAATATGGATGAAATATATGTAATTGCAGTGATGAGAGGttgaattattaataaattaaaattgaacgcgcaacagaagaaaaaaaaaccattaAAGAATGTTAAAGGGCAAAATAGTAATACCTTAGACTTAGAtgttgatttggttttaataatATCCAACTATGTAATTTTACTCATGTAATGTGACATGTCACACATCAGCGACGCATTAACAAAATTGTGTAGTTGaacataattgaaacgaaattatatgtttcaggacaaattgaataaaattaaaagatttttaattttgtaagaCTTTCATAAAaggtttaacttttttttactcATTTGGCCTTTTAGTTATCATGCGTGCGCTTCAAAGTGtttaaatccacacgtttagtTATAccggataaaaaaaaattaaaaattaactgtATTGTTGGAAGAttgaattggattttttttttaaaatatatgataaaacaAATATAGTTAAAAAGTTTCATAGTAAACCCTCCGTCTCATTTTAATTGAACATATTTTCTATATTAACAttccattctaattgacaatttttacttataaaatACTTTTCAcactactttttttttaaccttttcaaTTAATGTATTTCGAaagcatattttaaaaaattgcgaggatataaaagtaaagttactaattttttaaataatgtgcaattaaaattttatcattagaatgggacagagggagtataacTTAAGAGTTAAACTATGCGTTAAGCCTTTTTTCAATGATGTTGTATCCTTAATTTATCCTGAAAATTACACTTGTTGAGTGGATAAGAAATAAATCGGACCAATTAGTCCATAAATAAATAATCGACTAGGTTTATTTTTTCTAAGTTAAATTTTGAGTTCATAAAAGATTATCTTTTGGCTAACCTAACCTCATTCGTCTCCCGAAACTATTGACCAAATGAGCCGATTGAACAATGAATTCATAGTTAACTAATTAGTcatcaaattgattttaaaatacttaTGCTATTCTTTTTGGTACATAGTCACGAGGTATTTTGGATGGATTTTTGACTATGAAACAATACCTTTAAGCCTTCCATATCAAACTAATATGCACTCGAATTGGATAAATCACTTACGAGAGGCGCGAAGCTCCAGTCCGAATTGTAAATGAATAAAtgctatttttttatctttaaaaatgttaaattttcagattatatatgtataacacATTTAGTAGtggttagttttattttatagtacattttaaaataggcctaatcactcaaaaacccctcacctttaaaccttttttcaattccaccccgacgttgaaaatttgtcaattttacccacttttgaatttttcgttttcaattgtaccccaatattttaatttttgttaatttttttacttaaatgatgacatcattcaattaattaagtctaaacatgaaattaaattcttttttattcaaaaaagtacaaataagtcctttgtttttaaaaactaactaaaaaccataatcaaattaacactaatttaaattcttaattaatttaactaaatttaaataaattttaaaaatatacaatcaatatatgcgagatatggagaatgttttaaacaaatttccaaacgcaaaagacgttaatttaatttttcagggtacaattgaaacacaaaaatgcaaaatagggtaaaattgacaaattttcaacgtcagggtatgattgaaaagagactaaaaggtcgggtttttttttaagacattaggcctttaaaatatgaatttatgGACGAATTGCTAGAATTAAAAAACTTACACTTGTAATACCATAAAAAATTCTACCTCTAGTGACACCATTTAATACAAATTGTTTTAGTAggcatatataattatttaatatagagAAACCCCCCCAAATACACAACGCAACCCAGAGGGGGGGCATGAGACAGACCCTGCAAAGACAGGATTGTGGTGTGTGTACTATTGTATTCAAGGAGAAGGATACTGAGTTCCAAAACCTCATAAATATTTTACTACACAAGAGATAAATATAGGTTAATTATTATAAacccaaaaagaaaaataaaaagcacCAAAATCAAACAAAGTTTGGTTTCTTCACATAgaagtagtagtagtagtagtaataAGAGAGAGGCATAGCTTATAGTTATAGATAGAGACACACATGAAACTAAATGAAATATATATCTGAGATTAAGACTTCTCCTTTGACAATCAAGCTTTCATCTCCCACTCTTTTTTTGTGTTCTCTCTCACTATTTCTCACTTGGTTTTTGCTTCTGAACAATTCAAACTCAAAACTCAGGTAAATTTTATTACACGATGACTTCTTCAAACTCCTCTGTCTTTTTTGTTTGTGTAACCAGTTCTGGTTTTAGTTTCATAGGTTGAAGAATTGAAGAGAATGATTTAAGTGAAAAAATTGGAGTCTTTTTGCATGGCTAGCCACGGAATTGGAGGGACTGGTTTATCAGACACGGGCCCTtctaatcatcatcatcaccatcTTTCTTATGCAGCTGCTCTTCATGGACTCAACAATCCTTCTACTAGTTACATGTAATAATATTTGAATCTTTCTTGATTAGTTCTATTACGGgtattcattattttgtttgtttttgtgttttcagGAACCAAGAAGGATCTGCTTTTGATTTTGGAGAGCTGGAAGAAGCAATAGTTCTGCAAGGAGTTAAGATTAGGAATGATGAAGCTAAAGCACGTATGCCCTTTTTCTTGTTTTCTGTGAcgtttttgatataatttattACCAATTCAGAGAAAAGCAgaggaaataaaagaaaaaagattgaGTTTTGAACAGATGGGGCTTACCATTTGCAAGAGTGTAATCATTTTTATGCAAGAGAGTTGAATGGTGTGAAGCTACAAACATAGTAATCTGACCTCTTTAGCATGATTTTCTGACCTTTACAACATAACTGCAAAGAGAGAGATTGGATTAGGTGGCAAAGTTTTGAAAATGTCttaaaaaagttcattttttttttaaatttgttgttgctgtggatgatgatgatgatccttagagattttaatttctttgttgATTTGTTGCAGCTTTATTTACAGTAACAGGCAGACCTGCAGCTACTCTGGAAATGTTCCCTTCATGGCCAATGAGATTCCAACACACACCAAGAGTAGTAGTTTCACAGCTTGCTTTCTCAATCTTTGACTATGTTTTTGTCTTTTGATAATGAGTACTACTTAAAGATACCAAAAATTTCAAGATCTTCTTCACTTTTTAGTTCCCATGGGAAATTTTGTTTGTTGAAAAAGTTCACTTTTTTCTGGTAGTCTTTGAGCAGTACCCATTTGCATAATTTGATCAAATTCAATGGCTAATTGaataatttgatttggttttgttaGGGAAGTTCAAAATCAGAAGGGGAGAGTACTGATTCAGGATCAGCAGTAAACACTCTTTCAAGCAAAGCTGACCCAGAATCACCAATTAGTAAAAAAGCATCTTCCGATCATCAGATTTTTGATCAGAAACATTTACAGCTTCAACAGCATCAAAATATAGATATGGCAgccggaggaggaggaggaccCTCAGAAGTGAATCCACCAGCTGCAAAAACAGCACAAGAAAAGGTTCTTAAGCTACAGTTTAATTTTGTTGATCGCTAATTTCCAATTTGCTATAGCTTCTCTTTCCAAATCCCAAAACTGAGGAAAAAGTTGGTatctttattgttattattactgttctcttctcttttctctctcagCATATCTTGAAAAGCACAGATCCCAACGAcccagaaaataaaaaatggcaGAGTTTCTCTGATTTCTGAGGGATTTTGTCTGACATAGAATCAGAGTGAGGGTTTGTACatataaaaaggccaaactcAGAATCTTCACACTGTTTCTTCCTCACAATAATTATTACTTAGCTTTACTATCCCATGCCTATAACTCCCAGTTTAGCCTCTTGTTTTTAGCCTTACAATTTGAAATACCTCCCAACAAATAATGGCAGATAATGATGATTTTGTCTACCCTTTTCATGTTCATGATTATCATTTCCAAGAACACCACTCTCCTCAGCATAAAATACCACAATTTCTTCCTCAAAACTCTGTGAGATTTTCTTCGTAATTATGATAAGAATTCTCTCTCAAAAACTTTCTGAACAATAAATTCTCATTGCATTTCCATTTTTCTTTAGTTCTTCTGCGTTGTTTAGAAATTTGAAATCTGATTCTATAATGTTGCAGAGAAAAGGCTCAACATCAGAGAAACAGCTTGATGCAAAGGTAAAATCTACTCAATTCCCCCAAATTTTCCACTAAATTTCTTCCAAAGATTCTATCTTTTCATGTTTAAAACTATTTTGAAGACCAAAGCCCGTTACTTTTTCATGTTGGTTTCAGACATTGAGACGTTTAGCTCAAAACAGAGAAGCTGCAAGAAAAAGCCGCCTCAGGAAGAAGGTATGGGCACATATTCACCAACTTAGAGGACTAATTTAATGCTCTATATATGTGCATGTAATTTTATATGTtcatttatagtgataaataattaatgtgtcATTCTACTTGTATTAAAACAGGCCTATGTTCAGCAGCTAGAATCCAGTAGAATAAAGCTTACTCAAATTGAGCAAGATCTTCAAAGAGCCAGACAAcaggtttaatttttaaaattatgtaaatTTTCTTCTGATTACTTtggaaaaaacaaattattataaaaaatttctgGGCTGCTTTACAGGGATTGTTCTTAGGTGgctgtggtggtggtggtggcagTTTAAGCTCTGGTGAGTCttttttaaaatggaaaaaagcTTAAAGTTTTGACAGA
This region of Mercurialis annua linkage group LG1-X, ddMerAnnu1.2, whole genome shotgun sequence genomic DNA includes:
- the LOC126665539 gene encoding transcription factor TGA9 isoform X2; this encodes MASHGIGGTGLSDTGPSNHHHHHLSYAAALHGLNNPSTSYMNQEGSAFDFGELEEAIVLQGVKIRNDEAKAPLFTVTGRPAATLEMFPSWPMRFQHTPRGSSKSEGESTDSGSAVNTLSSKADPESPISKKASSDHQIFDQKHLQLQQHQNIDMAAGGGGGPSEVNPPAAKTAQEKRKGSTSEKQLDAKTLRRLAQNREAARKSRLRKKAYVQQLESSRIKLTQIEQDLQRARQQGLFLGGCGGGGGSLSSGAAIFDMEYARWLEDDHRHMSELRTGLQAHLSDGDLRVIIDRYISHYDEIFRLKGVAARTDVFHLITGMWSTPAERCFLWMGGFRPSELIKMLITQLDPLTEQQFMGIYSLQQSSQQAEEALSQGLDQLQQSLVDTISSGAVIDGMQQMAVALGKLANLEGFVRQADNLRQQTLHQLRRILTVRQGARCFLVIGEYYGRLRALSSLWASRPRESMMGDDNSCQTTTDHLQMIQQSQNHFTNF
- the LOC126665539 gene encoding transcription factor TGA9 isoform X1, encoding MASHGIGGTGLSDTGPSNHHHHHLSYAAALHGLNNPSTSYMNQEGSAFDFGELEEAIVLQGVKIRNDEAKAPLFTVTGRPAATLEMFPSWPMRFQHTPRVGSSKSEGESTDSGSAVNTLSSKADPESPISKKASSDHQIFDQKHLQLQQHQNIDMAAGGGGGPSEVNPPAAKTAQEKRKGSTSEKQLDAKTLRRLAQNREAARKSRLRKKAYVQQLESSRIKLTQIEQDLQRARQQGLFLGGCGGGGGSLSSGAAIFDMEYARWLEDDHRHMSELRTGLQAHLSDGDLRVIIDRYISHYDEIFRLKGVAARTDVFHLITGMWSTPAERCFLWMGGFRPSELIKMLITQLDPLTEQQFMGIYSLQQSSQQAEEALSQGLDQLQQSLVDTISSGAVIDGMQQMAVALGKLANLEGFVRQADNLRQQTLHQLRRILTVRQGARCFLVIGEYYGRLRALSSLWASRPRESMMGDDNSCQTTTDHLQMIQQSQNHFTNF
- the LOC126665663 gene encoding F-box/LRR-repeat protein At1g67190-like, with the translated sequence MEHLPVEVIGNILFRLGGARDVVIASATCRKWREACRKHLHTLSFNSNDWPAYHDLTTSRLEILITQTIFQTTGLQGLSILMDDVDFSASTVIAWLMYTRETLRRLTYNVRTTPNVNILEICGRQKLEMLELSHNSITGVDPNFQRFPCLISLSLSYISISALDLSLLLTACPKIEFLELINPEIAMSDAQVTIELCSPTLKKVYVEAISLDKFILEADGIECLHLKDCALELFELIGKGTLKHFKIDDVSVIHLDIGETIDNLEIVDVSNFTIIWPKFYQLISKSCKLRRLRLWEIVFDDDDGIVDLETIAVCFPQLTHLSLSYDLRDGILHYGLQGSSNLVNVVVLELGWNVINDLFSLWVEGMLKRCPNLRKLVIHGVVSVAKSHEECQTLANFTSFIVQLMRKYINVDVQFKYE